In Synchiropus splendidus isolate RoL2022-P1 unplaced genomic scaffold, RoL_Sspl_1.0 HiC_scaffold_37, whole genome shotgun sequence, the genomic window AGTGGAGGCCGTGTCCCGGGGAGCCGGCGACCATGTTGGATCtgagcttctgctgctgtgccCGACCCACAGCTCGGAGCTGTGGGGGGGAGGCGCCGCACGGATCTCTGGTTCTGCCTCTTAAGAACTGGACACCTTCCAAGGTTGAGGCTTGGTGAGCTGATCAGATGACagcaggtcacgtgaccgcgACTCCGCACCTCAGCAGGAACATAAGAGCCCCAGTGAGCGTGGTCTGAGCGGCGAGTGAGATGGAGCAGATCGGAGGAGAGAGGCTTCTGCTCTTCCATCTGCCaggctctgctgcaggagccgCTCTCTCTGTCAGCCCAGCTGACCTTCTCACCTGTCCCGCAGAGGAACCTCGTGTGGGTGCAGCTGAAGATGTGGCCTGCGGCACCGGCGCCAGGAGGCGGTCCAGTCTGGTGTCTGAGCATCATCTACTCCACGAGGAGACCCAGCAGCACGTGGTCCTggccgcagcagagagaagcgAGCGAGAGCCGAGGAAGGATCCAGCAGAAGAcgcaggagcagaagaagaagcagtgaaGGAGAGTGTCTGATGTGGAGCAGCGGATCAGGtcccggcagcagcagctggagcaggaggtggccCCCCTCCGCCGTGCTGAGGgacacctgcagcagctcctcaggTTCGCCGCCACCGCGGGCCAACCTCACCCAGACGGCGTGCTGGACCTCGCCAGGCCCTGACTGGACGCTGCGTTGCCGACGTGGCGAGCGTCCGCCGGTCCAGAGCGGCTTCGGCCTCAGCTCCTGGGCCGCGTGCTGCCAGCGTTCCTGGTCCAGGCCACGGGGGCCTCTCTGACACCGCGGGCCTCCGTCTTCACCTCAGCTGCCAGTTCCTGCGCCCCAGTCGCTCACTCGGACCGATAAGAGGTTGCTCCTCCGGCGGCGTGGCGTGATTGGACGCCAGTGAACTGACGGTTCATTATGGGCTGGTTCTTCCAACATGGCAGTTGTCGGTGAACCGACACCACAGCGACGCCGCGAGCATGTTGCTGAGACGGTCGCGCTTCAGTTAGCGCGCCGTTAGCAGCAGACACGCAACTACAGTGGATGAACTGCGCGTGCTCGAGCAGCTCCAGCCCAAAGCgctcagcagcagcaagtgGGCGTGGACAAGCGCGAGAATGGCGTGTTGGACGGCGCCTGCTTCTGGGTCCCGCCTGGACCAGCAGCGACCTCTGGCGGCCGCTTGCCGCACTGCCGCACATCCGTCCTGGCAGCCAGCGGAGGAAGCCGGAACCAGAACCGGAGTGGTGACGAGGTGAAGCCGCAGCAGGAGCCTCGGATCGGACAGCCGCGCGCCGGTACCAGGAGGCTGCAGCCCGAGTCCGTCCCGTCCAACTGTTGCTGCCGTCGATGAGTCTCGTCAGGTGAGCGACGCTTGTTGGTTCTGCTTCACCGTCAGCATCGGAGGAGCGGCGGCTGATGTCATGGTCTCGATCAGTCcgtccatcatcttcaccaccaccaccaccaccatcatcatcatcatcatcatcatcatcatcatcagtaaaGCCATTCGGTGACGTCAAACAATCAAAACTTTCCgtcatttctgtgtgtgtgtgtgtgtgcgcgcgcgtgtgcgtgTCTTCtgaacacccccccccccacggTGCCGGGGTCCCCCGTCTGGCCTGAAGCTCTCTGGACCGACTCAGAAGATATTTCTAGATGTGAGTCTAAAAATAACCCGGCGGGCTCTTCATCACGCAGGTGGTCCAGGACGCCCCCGTGATGCCGCCGTGCGCGTGAAGTGAAGGTTGGtgtggtgggaggaggaggaggaggtttctCTGCTGTTACACAGAAGACCAGCAGAGAATCCCTCCTCTGGTCTCCATGACGACGGTGACATCACAGCCCCGTGGAGCTTCTGGTCTCCCCGGTTACCGTCTGTTGCCTGGCGACAGCTGTCATGGCAACGCGTGATGCAGCCAGCAGATCCGCCGCACTTATGATCAGGAGCGTTCCACTCATGGCgtcatgtctttgtttttcctcacatGGATCTGAGCCGAGGAGCGTTCCCACTGCCCCTGAACGCATCGCTCCCTGATGAAGAcccctgtcatgtgacctgcaggtTCATGAACAGCCGAGTTCCTCCCAACAAGAGATACCAGCCCACGGAGTACGAGCATGCGGCCAACTGTGCCACGCACGCGGTGAGGACTCGCTCTctgactctcactctcactttcaCTCTCACACTCGCCCTCACACTCGCCCTCGCACTCGCCCTCGCACTCGCCCTCACACTCGCCCACCATCTCGCCCACCCTCTCGCCCGCCCTCTCACGGTGCCAGCTCACCCTCCGGCCTCCGTCTCCCCCCCCAGCTGTGGATAATCCCCAGTCTGCTGGGCAGCTGGCTGCTTCTCTTCCACTCGGGCGACCAGTGGCAGCGGGTGTCGGCCTGGATCTATGGCGCCGGACTGAGCTCGCTCTTCATCGTCTCCACCATGTTCCACACCGTGGCCTGGAAGAAGAGCCACCTGAGGTAGTGCCACAGCGCTCCCTCACGCTGACGGCAGCTGACGCCgtgtcgccccctgcaggtcgGTGGAGCACTGCTTCCACATGTGCGACCGCATGGTCATCTACTTCTTCATCGCCGCCTCCTACGCCCCCTGGTGAGTGTCCGGCTGCTTGGTGGCTGGAGGTCTTGACGGCCCGCTGCTTCTGCTTGTCAGGCTGAACCTGCGCGAGCTCGGACCCTGGGCCGGTCACATGCGCTGGCTGGTCTGGGTCATGGCCTCCTGCGGAACCACCtacgtcttcttcttccacGAGCGGTCGGTGATCTTGGCTTTGTTAGCGCCCAGCTTTGTTAGCATGCTGCCGCGCGGCGTGAGCGTTGAACGCTACTGCGCTAGCGGCTGCTCACCTGAAGTCTTTTGCTGAGTCGTGTTTGTGACGCAGATTCAAGCTGGTGGAGCTGATCTGCTACACGGTGATGGGCGTCTTCCCAGCTCCGGTGCTGCTCTCCATGGTGAGCCGCGCACGTGCGGCGCGCCCGCCGGCCCTCGCTAACGCCTCCCCGTGTCTCCTCAGCCGGAGCAGTCGGGTTTGTACGAGCTCCTGCTCGGCGGCGCCTCCTACTGCCTGGGCATCGTCTTCTTCAAGAGCGACGGCATCGTGCCGTTCGCGCACGCCATCTGGCACCTGTTCGTGGCCACGGGAGCCGCCGTGCACTACTACGCCATCTGGAAGTATCTGTACGTGGGGCCGGCCAATCAGGTGCAGACCTCCAGATGACATCATCGCCGGCTGGCCGCGAGGACTTTGCCCTTCCAGAAACCGGCTTCCCAGACCACACGGGTGTTTGCACGCCACTCTCGGCGTCTTGCGCCAATGGCGACTGCGTTGCGACTGACCACGGCGCTGGTCTGGttgacctgcagggggcgctgcgcTGGCGTCACCAGGGTGTGCGACTCGGAGAGCTCAGGTCCGAGAGTTTGTCCAGTCTGTGGGCGAGTCAGCCTGGGCTCCTCAGGTGAAACTAAGGAAACCAACAGACCAGTGAACTGAAACAACTACCGACTTAGCACTGCCACACGAAGGAAGGCCAGGATGGagtctcaggtgtgtgtgtgttgatcctGCTCTGTGGGGACCAGGTgttgtccttgtgaggaccgaccATATGACTTTGTAGGGACCATTTGGCAGGAGCCTCATTTCGAGGGTGAAgacttgactgtgtgtgtgtgtgtgttgtgaagtGCTCTTTTCTATTTCTCTTGATAACAAAGACTTTTACACTCGAGAGCTTTGGTTCCCAACCTTTTTTGGCTCGTGACCCCATTTTGACGCCACACATTTCTGGGGACAAACGTGGAGATTGATTCACACTCAAACAAGGAACAGCAATGACCAGCATCTTAGACTGGCCACAACGAAGATGAGAACCAACCAGAGTGTGGCggtgcttctgcttctgcttcagcGCGTGAGGTCTGGTACGTATTCGCTCGTCTCTCTCAACTCACCGCACCTGGCTGCGCCACAGGCGGAGCGCAgctcacctctgacctcacaTCCAGTCGGGAGCGCTCCTTCCACTTCATCCACTCAAGTGCGCTCAATCCAGCCTCACACCAGCACCAGCCAGGGCGCACGCTGAGCTCTCAGGAGCTCTTGAATTCCTCCGCTGCCGCACGCGACTCGAATCCCTGCTGAGGTACCAAGGTTCCACCGGCCGCTCAACAGCGGTGGCGGGCAGCCCCACGGCGCTGACACATCCGCCACCTCTGGCAAATAAGAGGCCACCTGCTCGTGCAGGCGGCGGCACGTCACCTTTGGAGCACTTGTCGATGCAGTCGTCTCTTCAAAACTGACTCATCCGGGGGAAGTTTGCCTTTGAAACGGGAGCCTCCCCAGAGTCCATCGAGGCTCGCGCTCGCCTGCTGCATGACCTTCTTGTGTGTCCGCTGCATGCTTGGGTCAAGTTCGTGTAGTTACACATGCAAGGAGGCACATTTCCTGCTGGTCACTCACGACAACACCAGCTTTGTTTCACCCCCATGGAACCGCAGAGCAGCGTTGGCTTCTCATCTTAGAAGCCACTGCAACACGCCCAGGATGCGGCTTGGCGTGGTTCACCTTGGTTCCCACCTGCTGCAGTATGTCGGCGATGGGCGCACTCACTTCTTCAGATGGCAGTTGTTCACGATGAATCATGCAGTGATTCCACATCGCAGATGTTTTCTCCACATCATCGTGAAGGACATCATAGGTTGCTGGGCCGGTCTGGGGTTCAGGAAGAGGGAGGCAACACGGACCGTCCTGGTGAATGGCATTCTCCTGCACCTAAGGAACAAACGCTCTCTGACTCTCAAGTCTGACTCCCAACTGACTCTCACGGGCTCTGACTCCTGAGGTCTCTGACTCTCAAGTCTGACTTCCAAATGACTCTCACGCTCTCTGACTCTCGAGGTCTCTGACTCTCAAGTCTGACTTCCAAATGACTCTCACGGGTTCTGACTCCCGAGGTCTCTGACTCCCAACTGACTCTCACGGTCTCTGACTCTCGAGGTCTCTGACTCCCAACTGACTCTCACGGGCTCTCGAGGCCTCTGACTCACAGCCGAATCTAAACTCTTGCCACGCCGCCGGAGGCTCCGCCTCTCAGATGTTCCCACAGCCCTTGGATGCAGCCGCGCTCCCAGCATGCTAGCGCCCCCTCCTGGAGAACAGTCCCGTCTGCGTCTTCCTGCTCGCTTCCACGCCGCACCAGCAGTAACAGCCTTCATCCAGCAGATGGCGCGCTGCGCCAAGACTCCGGCGGCGGCAGGTGCTCGGACACTTCGGCTGTTTCCGTCACTGCTCGGCTCTGGAGCTCCGTGTGGGAATGCGGCTGCTGGAGCAGCGCGCACTCGCTCGGCAGCTCTCGGCAGCGCGAGCCCGGATTCGCTCGCCCCTGGCACGAGGAGGGAGACCCCGGCGGTCCGGAGTGTCGCGCGCGCGTTTGGACCCGCAGGCGGAGCCGAGGATTCCCCGCAGCACCATGGAGCCTCGCGCCGCAGCCCGCGTGAGTACCCGGCTCCGAGTCCGGCTCCGAGTCCGCGCCGAGTCCGGGCTCCGCGAGCCCGTGGAGACGCGTCCAGCCTGCTGTTGACGCGGCGGTTGCTAGTGACGACCGGCCCGCTCACGCGCCTGCTGTAGCGCACGCGCCTGGGACGGACGCGAGTTCGGGCGGAGACCCTCCGCGGGTCCAGACGCGAGGCTCCGCAGGAGTCgtggtcaccatggaaacagagCAGGAAGGCGGCGGGCCGCAGACGCCGAGTCCGCTGCAGCCAAGTCGCCAGATTAGCGCGGATTAGGAGCCATTGGAAATAGTCACGTGATCCGCCCGGCGTCAGCGGCAACAGCGCCTCAGTCTGAGGGCGCCGCGGACACGCGCACGCACAGACTTGTTGGACTCCCGAGTCCCGCGGGTTGCTGCGGCCTGTCACGTGACTGACGGTGTCATCGCTGCCTCCCCAGCGCCAGAGCTGACGCGAGGACGGGACGAGCGCGCTGTGGGGACCGCGAGACCAGCGGCATCATGTTCTACGGCTCCTCGTCCGGGGCCTCCATGTCTCTGCCGTCCAAGAGCCGCCTGAAGCGGCAGAGCCGGACCTTCACCCAGGTGGGCCccacacacccgcacacacatGTCTGCGCTGCCGTCCCTTTCccccgccccccccccctgaaCCTAGCCCTCGAAACGCCTGGCACACCTGCACCTCAACTTGTAGTCACCGCCTTGTTTTCAAGTCTTGGAAGGTCCTCACTAAGACAtcacaagcccacacacacacacacctgccccCCGACTCTGATGTGCGTGACCTCGCGACCCCAGACCCGCCGCCCTCTCACCGCCTCTCTCCCCAGGTTCTGTACCGCACGCTGAGCTACAGGGACCGGGTCCCCGCGGAGGCCGGCACCAACACTCGCGGGGACCGGCGCTCCACCACAGAGCCTCCGGAGCGACCCGCCGACGACCCGGCAGAACTGTCCACGCAGAGCTCGGCGCCCGGGGTGCTGAAGATCTTCGGCGACGAGATCTGCGCCGGCGCCAACTACAAGAGCGTCCTGGCCACGCCGCGCTCCAGCGCCCAGGAGCTGGTCAAGGAGGCGCTGGAGCGCTACTCCCTCAACAAGGACGCCGCCCACTGTTACGTGCTGTGTGACGTCATCGGGCGGCTGCAGGGAGACGGCGGCTGGAGGACCGAGTGTCTGCGGGCGCTCGGCGACAACGAGaagccgctgctgctgcaggagctgtgGAAGCCTCGCGAGGGACACGCGCGGCGCTTCGAGCTGCGGCGCCGAGCCGCGGTGGAGGAGCTCGGCGCCAAGGACAAGGACACCATCACGGCAGGTGAGGTCCTCGCCCAGTCTGTGTGCTCGGCTGCCCGGCGGAGGGAGGAGCCTCTGCTGACCCCTCCCACACCCAACACACGACTGGAGACACCGACTGAAGGAGACAGAGTCACgcgctgaccttcagaggtcacctcacactgaggcaggtggaggtgagacaggtggaggtgagacaggtggaAGTGAGACAGGCGGAGGTGAGACAGGCGGAGGTGAGACTGACggaggtgagacaggtggaCAAGTGGAGGTGAGACTGGCGGAGgtgagactgatggaggtgagacaggtggaCAAGTGGAGGTGAGACTGGCGGAGGTGAGACTGGCGGAGGTGAGACAAATGGAGGTGAGACTGGTGGAGGTGAGGCAGATGGAGGTGAGACAGGCGGAGGTGAGACTGGCGGAGgtgagactgatggaggtgagacaggtggaggtgagacaAATGGAGGTGAGACTGGTGGAGGTGAGGCAGatggaggtgagacaggtggaggtgagacTGGTGGGGCTGAGACAAATGGAGGTGAGACTGGTGGAGGTGAGGCAGATGGAGGTGAGACAGGCGGAGGTGAGACTGGCGGAGgtgagactgatggaggtgagacaggtggaCAAGTGGAGGTGAGACTGGCGGAGgtgagactgatggaggtgagactgatggaggtgagacaggtggaggtgagacagatggaggtgagactgatggaggtgagaCAAGTGGAGGTGAGACTGGCggaggtgagacaggtggaggtgagactgatggaggtgagaCAGATGGAACTGAGACTGACGGAGGTGAGACAGGCGGAGGTGAGCCTGACGGAGGTGAGACAGGCGGAGGTGAAACTggtggaggtgagacaggtggaggtgagactggcggaggtgagacaggtggaggtgagacTGGCGGAGgtgagactgatggaggtgagacaggtggaggtgagacTGACGGAGGTGAGACTGGCGGAGGTGAGACTGGTGAGGGTGAGACTGGCGGAGGTGAGCcaggtggaggtgagacaggCGGAGGTGAGACAGGCGGAGGTGAGACTGATGGACAAGTGGAGGTGAGACTGGTGGAGAAGTGGATGTGAGACAGGCGGAGGTGAGACAGATGGAACTGAGACTGACGGAGGTGAggcaggtggaggtgagacaggcggaggtgagacaggtggaggtgagacaggcggaggtgagacaggtggaggtgagacagATGGAACTGAGACTGACGGAGGTGAggcaggtggaggtgagacaggcggaggtgagacaggtggaggtgagacaggtggaggtgagacaggCGGAGGTGAGACTGATGGACAAGTGGAGGTGAGACTGGTGGACAAGTGGATGTGAGACAGGCGGAGGTGAGACAGATGGAActgagactgatggaggtgaggcaggtggaggtgagacaggtggaggtgagacaggtggaggtgagacaggCGGAGGTGAGACTGGTCAAACCCCAGGAGAAGACAGACCTCAGTGTGAAGTGCCTCAGTCCTTTGATCTGTTGCCGGCTGCTGTCAGCTCTGGAGAGTGAGGCCGCATCTGGGCTCCGCCCCCCCGAGGCAGACAGACACTGCCAGGAGGAAGCAGGTTCTGCTGGAGACCCGGACCAGCTGcgcgcgtgtttgtgtgtgtgtgcgagcgagcGGGGTCTTCTCACCTCTCCACCCCTCCCACCCGCTGTAGGGACCAAACCCAGCCACTTCCTGGCGGCTCTCATGGGTCGATCTGGACTTGGCAAACTCAGGAGCTCCCCCCTGCGGTCCAGCCGGGCTCAGTCCAGCTCCAAAGGTGGGCCTGGGGTCAGGTAGGGCGGCTGTCAGTCATTGCCATGGAGACCACCCGAGACCGCGTCCTCACATGTCGTCGCCTCTTCATCCCGTCGCATTTCATCACCGCTCACGTGTCCGTCCAGTCAGGACCGGCTCGGCCGTCCACtcatggtcacatggtttcaccgCGTCTTCTGCGCCTGCCGCTGACTGTCTctgtctcctctgtctctcaACCTGCTATTCCCTCTGATCCTGGTCCTCCCTCTGATCCTGATCCTCCCTTTGACCCTGGTCTTTCCTCTGATCCTGGCCTTCTCTCTGGTCCTGCTCCTCCCTGTGACCCTGGTCCTTCCTCTGATCCTGGTCCTCCTTCCTCtgatcctggtcctcctccctctgaccctgatcctccctctgatcctggtcctccttcctctgatcctggtcctcctccctctgacccTGGTCCTCCCTTTGATCCTGGTCCTCCCTCTGACCCTGATCCTCCCTCTGACCCTGGTCCTCCCTTTGATCCTGGTCCTCCCTCTGACCCTGATCCTCCCTCTGATCCTGGTCCTCCTTCCTCtgatcctggtcctcctccctctgacccTGGTCCTCCCTTTGATCCTGGTCCTCCCTCTGATCCTGGTCCTCCACCCTCTGATCCTGGTCCTCCCTTTGATCCTGGTCCTCCCTCTGGTCCTGCTCCTCCCTGTGACCCTGGTCCTTCCTCTGATCCTGGTCCTCCTTCCTCtgatcctggtcctcctccctctgacccTGGTCCTCCCTCTGATCCTGGTCCTCCCTCTGACCCTGATCCTCCCTCTGATCCTGGTCCTCCTTCCTCtgatcctggtcctcctccctctgacccTGGTCCTCCCTTTGATCCTGGTCCTCCCTCTGATCCTGGTCCTCCACCCTCtgatcctggtcctcctccctctgacccTGGTCCTCCCTTTGATCCTGATCCTCCCTCtgatcctggtcctcctccctctgacccTGGTCCTCCCTTTGATCCTGGTCCTCCCTCtgatcctggtcctcctccctctgacccTGGTCCTCCCTTTGATCCTGGTCCTCCCTCtgatcctggtcctcctccctctgatcCTGGTCCTCCCTTTGATCCTGGTCCTCCCTCTGATCCTggtcctcctctcttcttcccctCCTCTCTGTCAGATATCAACGCTCAGGCCCGTAAGCTGCAGAGGAACCGAGCAAAGGGGACCCTGACCCTGCCACGCTCCAGCAACTCCTCCTTCTGTCGCAGCCTGAGTGAGACCAGCCTGAACCAGGTGACCCTCGGGGCGACTCAGCCTTGCACTGGGAGGCTGAAGCtcatctgctgtgtgtgtttgtgtgtgtgcagctgtcTCTGGGAGAGGAGCCCAAGCGCTACTACTCGACTCTCCCGGGTCCTCTGAGAGGTCGCGACGTGTCCAGCAGCCGGAGGAAGGAGGACGGCGGTCAGGGCGGAGTCAAGCACTCACTGTACCAGTcgcctcacctgctgctgctgcagggctACAACCAGCAGGTGagtcttcttgtgaggaccccAGGACTCTGGCAGGTCCTCACAGGGTTGTCAGTGCTGAAACCTCCAGTTCGCTCCAGAGTCCTAGTCCCGGTGAGCCAGGCTagaggtcctcactaagacagcgaggcgcgtgtgtgtgtgcggcaggACTGCCTGGTCTACCTGCTGAACCGCGAGCAGCACACGGTGGGGCAGGAGACGCCCTCGGCCCGACCCAACATCTGCCTCTTCTCCCCCGACATCCTGCCGCTGCACTGCCGCCTGCGCCGCGTGGCCGCCTCCCACCGGGGCGGCGCCAGCGTGGCGGTGGAGCCGGTCCTCAACGGCTCGGTGCTGGTCAACTTCTCGCGCTGCGAACGCTCCACCGGCCTGCGTCACGGCGACCTGCTGTCCTTCGGCGCGCACTACATCTTCCTGTACAAGGACCCGGCAGGCGCCAAGCCGCTGCCTGCGCAGACGCTGGCCCGCCTGCGCAGCCTGGGCCAGCTGCAGGAGGCGCCTGCGGGCGAGGAGGGCGAGAGCTGCAGGGCCTGTGGCTCGCTGCTGAGGGAGCGAGCGGCGCCGCCCGCCGCGCCCGGTGCCCGCCGGGGCTTCAAGCCCCACCTGGTCAAGCCTCGCGGCGCGGGCACCTCCGCGGCGGAGCGAGGGGGCGGAGCTCAGAAGAGGCGGCTGCAGCTGGAGTTCGAGCAGAGTCACGAGGACCAGCTGCTCGCCCGGATCATCTCGCTCATCGAGCCCGGAGGTGGGTGTTGGGAGTGGCTCCCTGTCGGCGCTCACGCCCTGGCTCTGGCTCGCTCGCtctcgccccctgcaggtgacgACCACAAGCTGACGCCGGCGTATCTGCTGTGCCTGTGCATCCAGCACTCGGCCGCCACCTTCCAGCCGGGCAGCTTCggcaagctgctgctgaagatggtCCGGCGGATCCAGAGCATGGCGTGGGTGAGTGGCGCGGCCCGGGTCACGCGGGCGACGCGGCTCCTGGAAGTCctgtgctctgtgtgtgtgtcgcaggaGAAGACCAAGGACCTGGCGCAGAAGCAGGCGCAGCAGTGAGTGGGCGcacacgccgccgccgccgccgccgcacccTCTTCCTCACCCTCTTGTTCTCCTGCAGCCAGGACCCGGCCTCGCTCTCTTTGCTCAGCATCTCCGATTTGGTCCCGGACCTGCAGACCATTTTCTTCTGGATGTCCAACTCCATCGAGATTCTCTACTTCATCCAGCAGAGAGCGCCGACCTACACACACAGCCTGGAGGTCATGCAAGGTACACTCGCGCCTGCGCGCGCACGTCTGTCTCtcccctggccatcaccctttccccagccaaggTTTGAACCCTCGACACCTTGTGGGGGGCGGCCCAAATGCTTGCCACGCGAGTCCAGGAGATGACACGACACGTCCGAGCTGCGGGCGGCCACGCCCCCATTCAGTGGCCGCTCCTCAGGTCCACCACCAACTCCAGCGGCACACCTCACAAGTCTGGCCTGTGCTCTCGCTCAGGAT contains:
- the radil gene encoding ras-associating and dilute domain-containing protein isoform X10, with amino-acid sequence MQPRSQHASAPSWRTVPSASSCSLPRRTSSNSLHPADGALRQDSGGGRCSDTSAVSVTARLWSSVWECGCWSSAHSLGSSRQREPGFARPWHEEGDPGGPECRARVWTRRRSRGFPAAPWSLAPQPAARADARTGRARCGDRETSGIMFYGSSSGASMSLPSKSRLKRQSRTFTQVLYRTLSYRDRVPAEAGTNTRGDRRSTTEPPERPADDPAELSTQSSAPGVLKIFGDEICAGANYKSVLATPRSSAQELVKEALERYSLNKDAAHCYVLCDVIGRLQGDGGWRTECLRALGDNEKPLLLQELWKPREGHARRFELRRRAAVEELGAKDKDTITAGTKPSHFLAALMGRSGLGKLRSSPLRSSRAQSSSKDINAQARKLQRNRAKGTLTLPRSSNSSFCRSLSETSLNQLSLGEEPKRYYSTLPGPLRGRDVSSSRRKEDGGQGGVKHSLYQSPHLLLLQGYNQQDCLVYLLNREQHTVGQETPSARPNICLFSPDILPLHCRLRRVAASHRGGASVAVEPVLNGSVLVNFSRCERSTGLRHGDLLSFGAHYIFLYKDPAGAKPLPAQTLARLRSLGQLQEAPAGEEGESCRACGSLLRERAAPPAAPGARRGFKPHLVKPRGAGTSAAERGGGAQKRRLQLEFEQSHEDQLLARIISLIEPGGDDHKLTPAYLLCLCIQHSAATFQPGSFGKLLLKMVRRIQSMAWEKTKDLAQKQAQHQDPASLSLLSISDLVPDLQTIFFWMSNSIEILYFIQQRAPTYTHSLEVMQGSKESLLSATISASEEAMAVLEEVIMYTFQQCVYYITKALYVVLPGLLDCNPFPGDGGEPCWRGGAGLPEPVRRVLQVFQMAQELLQGYQVHPEIQAQMFAYLFFFSNVSLFNQLMDKGPSRGWFQRSRVLQIQACVRMVLEWSGRSSLGHLADKFFVKLNSAVAILATPTQQLTQMSWRLLSSEHPSLKPVQLHRILSQCQLTLELGAVPLWKPSAEDEAYVYRTVDLLESFENHPPIVLPSSGFTVDLDAECVDDNIYRQLLYVRHFLWGLRSKTPAGPAPCGPGPAPALVNGSNAAEQQEGQREPHGSPGSGASCGDEAELAEEKGRERGAGLRRNGSLPHPRTAELVCPEGGAGGPTKTPNGCGRSPADCKKTNGLMGNGLEGCVSGPEFPFLLCPPGDPNLPDHLCMVFVVELDKGPYGLGMGLIDGLHTPLNAPGIYIRTLIPEGPAACDGRLRIGDRILAVNGTSLIGADYQSAVDLIRLGGGRLRFLVAKSDPEVSDKISASSC
- the radil gene encoding ras-associating and dilute domain-containing protein isoform X11, with protein sequence MQPRSQHASAPSWRTVPSASSCSLPRRTSSNSLHPADGALRQDSGGGRCSDTSAVSVTARLWSSVWECGCWSSAHSLGSSRQREPGFARPWHEEGDPGGPECRARVWTRRRSRGFPAAPWSLAPQPAARADARTGRARCGDRETSGIMFYGSSSGASMSLPSKSRLKRQSRTFTQVLYRTLSYRDRVPAEAGTNTRGDRRSTTEPPERPADDPAELSTQSSAPGVLKIFGDEICAGANYKSVLATPRSSAQELVKEALERYSLNKDAAHCYVLCDVIGRLQGDGGWRTECLRALGDNEKPLLLQELWKPREGHARRFELRRRAAVEELGAKDKDTITADINAQARKLQRNRAKGTLTLPRSSNSSFCRSLSETSLNQLSLGEEPKRYYSTLPGPLRGRDVSSSRRKEDGGQGGVKHSLYQSPHLLLLQGYNQQDCLVYLLNREQHTVGQETPSARPNICLFSPDILPLHCRLRRVAASHRGGASVAVEPVLNGSVLVNFSRCERSTGLRHGDLLSFGAHYIFLYKDPAGAKPLPAQTLARLRSLGQLQEAPAGEEGESCRACGSLLRERAAPPAAPGARRGFKPHLVKPRGAGTSAAERGGGAQKRRLQLEFEQSHEDQLLARIISLIEPGGDDHKLTPAYLLCLCIQHSAATFQPGSFGKLLLKMVRRIQSMAWEKTKDLAQKQAQHQDPASLSLLSISDLVPDLQTIFFWMSNSIEILYFIQQRAPTYTHSLEVMQGSKESLLSATISASEEAMAVLEEVIMYTFQQCVYYITKALYVVLPGLLDCNPFPGDGGEPCWRGGAGLPEPVRRVLQVFQMAQELLQGYQVHPEIQAQMFAYLFFFSNVSLFNQLMDKGPSRGWFQRSRVLQIQACVRMVLEWSGRSSLGHLADKFFVKLNSAVAILATPTQQLTQMSWRLLSSEHPSLKPVQLHRILSQCQLTLELGAVPLWKPSAEDEAYVYRTVDLLESFENHPPIVLPSSGFTVDLDAECVDDNIYRQLLYVRHFLWGLRSKTPAGPAPCGPGPAPALVNGSNAAEQQEGQREPHGSPGSGASCGDEAELAEEKGRERGAGLRRNGSLPHPRTAELVCPEGGAGGPTKTPNGCGRSPADCKKTNGLMGNGLEGCVSGPEFPFLLCPPGDPNLPDHLCMVFVVELDKGPYGLGMGLIDGLHTPLNAPGIYIRTLIPEGPAACDGRLRIGDRILAVNGTSLIGADYQSAVDLIRLGGGRLRFLVAKSDPEVSDKISASSC